The Cannabis sativa cultivar Pink pepper isolate KNU-18-1 unplaced genomic scaffold, ASM2916894v1 Contig3, whole genome shotgun sequence genome window below encodes:
- the LOC133033302 gene encoding uncharacterized protein LOC133033302 isoform X2 has translation MNETTKKNILQDYHKCKFNKREMTSNGKVRSDCYYAPNPYHECTEACLKRIAEGKVRTEKKKSGSILDLPMKLGKKKMQESRSMPPPREPDSAPARDRAFNNSASLPPKRIYSTEKLGSQNGENYSSSETYSGEIHAEESPYDEKHVNSYPISMTEILKMPDYTKDPPKQDVNSIAIEQPIHQKEEKNHQPMTEAVSSPVMNEKREGTTGSPSESSFTFTGVPHGFQESDDEEAQSVISDASVSVGKYRVKGRLSSILQSIFDKYGDIAASCQLESIAMRSYYLECVCFVVQELESTQIMQLTKSKVKEMLAILKDVESSGIDVAWLRRVLSEGAETIELISQHHAIAVAKTNCEQDLETTRKQVESQMADLTLKEKEVLEAKKRIAETRAYLRELELKSSVLNETVSSIKSKVETLNSKSLLDGVL, from the exons ATGAATGAGACGACGAAGAAG AATATTTTGCAGGATTATCACAAGTGTAAATTCAACAAAAGAGAGATGACTTCAAATGGAAAAGTACGTTCTGATTGCTATTATGCACCTAATCCTTATCATGAATGCACTGAAGCTTGCTTGAAGAGAATAGCAGAAGGAAAGGTCCGCACGGAAAAAAAGAAATCAG GCTCCATTCTTGATCTTCCCATGAAGTTGGGAAAGAAAAAGATGCAAGAATCTCGATCAATGCCACCGCCTCGAGAGCCTGACAGTGCACCCGCAAGAGATAGAGCTTTCAACAACAGTGCTTCATTGCCTCCAAAACGCATATATTCTACAGAAAAGCTTGGATCACAAAATGGGGAGAACTACTCTTCTTCGGAGACGTATTCTGGAGAAATTCATGCTGAAGAGTCTCCTTATGATGAGAAGCACGTCAACTCTTATCCAATATCCATGACTGAAATTCTCAAGATG CCTGATTATACCAAAGATCCTCCGAAACAAGATGTCAACTCCATTGCCATTGAACAACCAATACATCAGAAAGAGGAGAAAAACCATCAGCCAATGACAGAGGCAGTTTCATCTCCTGTCATGAATGAGAAAAGAGAAGGAACTACTGGTTCACCCTCTGAATCCAGCTTTACTTTCACTGGTGTACCTCATGGTTTCCAagagagtgatgatgaagaagctCAATCAGTAATTTCTGATGCTAGTGTGTCAGTGGGAAAATATCGAGTTAAGGGAAGGTTATCTTCCATTTTGCAGTCGATTTTTGACAAGTATGGGGACATAGCAGCAAGTTGCCAACTAGAATCAATTGCTATGCGTTCTTATTATTTGGAATGTGTGTGCTTTGTGGTTCAAGAACTGGAGTCCACTCAAATTATGCAGCTGACAAAGTCCAAAGTCAAAGAAATGTTGGCCATTCTGAAGGATGTTGAGTCATCAGGGATCGATGTTGCTTGGCTACGCCGTGTGCTGAGTGAAGGCGCAGAAACCATTGAGTTGATTAGTCAGCATCATGCAATTGCAGTGGCAAAGACAAACTGTGAGCAGGACTTGGAAACGACTAGGAAACAAGTAGAATCTCAGATGGCGGATTTGACTTTGAAAGAAAAGGAGGTTCTTGAAGCCAAGAAGCGAATTGCAGAGACCAGAGCTTATCTGAGGGAATTGGAGCTGAAATCTTCTGTTCTGAATGAGACTGTTAGCTCTATCAAGTCTAAGGTTGAAACTCTCAATAGCAAATCTTTGTTGGATGGAGTTTTGTAA
- the LOC133033302 gene encoding uncharacterized protein LOC133033302 isoform X3, whose translation MTSNGKVRSDCYYAPNPYHECTEACLKRIAEGKVRTEKKKSDNGSVIKDGGLNKRYEDKIVGRACPKASNPYHECNENCLKKAGGKEDINQPGSILDLPMKLGKKKMQESRSMPPPREPDSAPARDRAFNNSASLPPKRIYSTEKLGSQNGENYSSSETYSGEIHAEESPYDEKHVNSYPISMTEILKMPDYTKDPPKQDVNSIAIEQPIHQKEEKNHQPMTEAVSSPVMNEKREGTTGSPSESSFTFTGVPHGFQESDDEEAQSVISDASVSVGKYRVKGRLSSILQSIFDKYGDIAASCQLESIAMRSYYLECVCFVVQELESTQIMQLTKSKVKEMLAILKDVESSGIDVAWLRRVLSEGAETIELISQHHAIAVAKTNCEQDLETTRKQVESQMADLTLKEKEVLEAKKRIAETRAYLRELELKSSVLNETVSSIKSKVETLNSKSLLDGVL comes from the exons ATGACTTCAAATGGAAAAGTACGTTCTGATTGCTATTATGCACCTAATCCTTATCATGAATGCACTGAAGCTTGCTTGAAGAGAATAGCAGAAGGAAAGGTCCGCACGGAAAAAAAGAAATCAG ATAATGGCAGTGTTATAAAAGATGGTGGTCTGAACAAAAGATATGAAGATAAAATTGTTGGCCGAGCATGCCCTAAGGCATCTAATCCTTACCATGAGTGTAATGAAAATTGCCTCAAAAAAGCTGGAGGAAAAGAAGATATAAACCAACCAG GCTCCATTCTTGATCTTCCCATGAAGTTGGGAAAGAAAAAGATGCAAGAATCTCGATCAATGCCACCGCCTCGAGAGCCTGACAGTGCACCCGCAAGAGATAGAGCTTTCAACAACAGTGCTTCATTGCCTCCAAAACGCATATATTCTACAGAAAAGCTTGGATCACAAAATGGGGAGAACTACTCTTCTTCGGAGACGTATTCTGGAGAAATTCATGCTGAAGAGTCTCCTTATGATGAGAAGCACGTCAACTCTTATCCAATATCCATGACTGAAATTCTCAAGATG CCTGATTATACCAAAGATCCTCCGAAACAAGATGTCAACTCCATTGCCATTGAACAACCAATACATCAGAAAGAGGAGAAAAACCATCAGCCAATGACAGAGGCAGTTTCATCTCCTGTCATGAATGAGAAAAGAGAAGGAACTACTGGTTCACCCTCTGAATCCAGCTTTACTTTCACTGGTGTACCTCATGGTTTCCAagagagtgatgatgaagaagctCAATCAGTAATTTCTGATGCTAGTGTGTCAGTGGGAAAATATCGAGTTAAGGGAAGGTTATCTTCCATTTTGCAGTCGATTTTTGACAAGTATGGGGACATAGCAGCAAGTTGCCAACTAGAATCAATTGCTATGCGTTCTTATTATTTGGAATGTGTGTGCTTTGTGGTTCAAGAACTGGAGTCCACTCAAATTATGCAGCTGACAAAGTCCAAAGTCAAAGAAATGTTGGCCATTCTGAAGGATGTTGAGTCATCAGGGATCGATGTTGCTTGGCTACGCCGTGTGCTGAGTGAAGGCGCAGAAACCATTGAGTTGATTAGTCAGCATCATGCAATTGCAGTGGCAAAGACAAACTGTGAGCAGGACTTGGAAACGACTAGGAAACAAGTAGAATCTCAGATGGCGGATTTGACTTTGAAAGAAAAGGAGGTTCTTGAAGCCAAGAAGCGAATTGCAGAGACCAGAGCTTATCTGAGGGAATTGGAGCTGAAATCTTCTGTTCTGAATGAGACTGTTAGCTCTATCAAGTCTAAGGTTGAAACTCTCAATAGCAAATCTTTGTTGGATGGAGTTTTGTAA
- the LOC133033302 gene encoding uncharacterized protein LOC133033302 isoform X1, giving the protein MNETTKKNILQDYHKCKFNKREMTSNGKVRSDCYYAPNPYHECTEACLKRIAEGKVRTEKKKSDNGSVIKDGGLNKRYEDKIVGRACPKASNPYHECNENCLKKAGGKEDINQPGSILDLPMKLGKKKMQESRSMPPPREPDSAPARDRAFNNSASLPPKRIYSTEKLGSQNGENYSSSETYSGEIHAEESPYDEKHVNSYPISMTEILKMPDYTKDPPKQDVNSIAIEQPIHQKEEKNHQPMTEAVSSPVMNEKREGTTGSPSESSFTFTGVPHGFQESDDEEAQSVISDASVSVGKYRVKGRLSSILQSIFDKYGDIAASCQLESIAMRSYYLECVCFVVQELESTQIMQLTKSKVKEMLAILKDVESSGIDVAWLRRVLSEGAETIELISQHHAIAVAKTNCEQDLETTRKQVESQMADLTLKEKEVLEAKKRIAETRAYLRELELKSSVLNETVSSIKSKVETLNSKSLLDGVL; this is encoded by the exons ATGAATGAGACGACGAAGAAG AATATTTTGCAGGATTATCACAAGTGTAAATTCAACAAAAGAGAGATGACTTCAAATGGAAAAGTACGTTCTGATTGCTATTATGCACCTAATCCTTATCATGAATGCACTGAAGCTTGCTTGAAGAGAATAGCAGAAGGAAAGGTCCGCACGGAAAAAAAGAAATCAG ATAATGGCAGTGTTATAAAAGATGGTGGTCTGAACAAAAGATATGAAGATAAAATTGTTGGCCGAGCATGCCCTAAGGCATCTAATCCTTACCATGAGTGTAATGAAAATTGCCTCAAAAAAGCTGGAGGAAAAGAAGATATAAACCAACCAG GCTCCATTCTTGATCTTCCCATGAAGTTGGGAAAGAAAAAGATGCAAGAATCTCGATCAATGCCACCGCCTCGAGAGCCTGACAGTGCACCCGCAAGAGATAGAGCTTTCAACAACAGTGCTTCATTGCCTCCAAAACGCATATATTCTACAGAAAAGCTTGGATCACAAAATGGGGAGAACTACTCTTCTTCGGAGACGTATTCTGGAGAAATTCATGCTGAAGAGTCTCCTTATGATGAGAAGCACGTCAACTCTTATCCAATATCCATGACTGAAATTCTCAAGATG CCTGATTATACCAAAGATCCTCCGAAACAAGATGTCAACTCCATTGCCATTGAACAACCAATACATCAGAAAGAGGAGAAAAACCATCAGCCAATGACAGAGGCAGTTTCATCTCCTGTCATGAATGAGAAAAGAGAAGGAACTACTGGTTCACCCTCTGAATCCAGCTTTACTTTCACTGGTGTACCTCATGGTTTCCAagagagtgatgatgaagaagctCAATCAGTAATTTCTGATGCTAGTGTGTCAGTGGGAAAATATCGAGTTAAGGGAAGGTTATCTTCCATTTTGCAGTCGATTTTTGACAAGTATGGGGACATAGCAGCAAGTTGCCAACTAGAATCAATTGCTATGCGTTCTTATTATTTGGAATGTGTGTGCTTTGTGGTTCAAGAACTGGAGTCCACTCAAATTATGCAGCTGACAAAGTCCAAAGTCAAAGAAATGTTGGCCATTCTGAAGGATGTTGAGTCATCAGGGATCGATGTTGCTTGGCTACGCCGTGTGCTGAGTGAAGGCGCAGAAACCATTGAGTTGATTAGTCAGCATCATGCAATTGCAGTGGCAAAGACAAACTGTGAGCAGGACTTGGAAACGACTAGGAAACAAGTAGAATCTCAGATGGCGGATTTGACTTTGAAAGAAAAGGAGGTTCTTGAAGCCAAGAAGCGAATTGCAGAGACCAGAGCTTATCTGAGGGAATTGGAGCTGAAATCTTCTGTTCTGAATGAGACTGTTAGCTCTATCAAGTCTAAGGTTGAAACTCTCAATAGCAAATCTTTGTTGGATGGAGTTTTGTAA
- the LOC133033302 gene encoding uncharacterized protein LOC133033302 isoform X4, whose product MTSNGKVRSDCYYAPNPYHECTEACLKRIAEGKVRTEKKKSGSILDLPMKLGKKKMQESRSMPPPREPDSAPARDRAFNNSASLPPKRIYSTEKLGSQNGENYSSSETYSGEIHAEESPYDEKHVNSYPISMTEILKMPDYTKDPPKQDVNSIAIEQPIHQKEEKNHQPMTEAVSSPVMNEKREGTTGSPSESSFTFTGVPHGFQESDDEEAQSVISDASVSVGKYRVKGRLSSILQSIFDKYGDIAASCQLESIAMRSYYLECVCFVVQELESTQIMQLTKSKVKEMLAILKDVESSGIDVAWLRRVLSEGAETIELISQHHAIAVAKTNCEQDLETTRKQVESQMADLTLKEKEVLEAKKRIAETRAYLRELELKSSVLNETVSSIKSKVETLNSKSLLDGVL is encoded by the exons ATGACTTCAAATGGAAAAGTACGTTCTGATTGCTATTATGCACCTAATCCTTATCATGAATGCACTGAAGCTTGCTTGAAGAGAATAGCAGAAGGAAAGGTCCGCACGGAAAAAAAGAAATCAG GCTCCATTCTTGATCTTCCCATGAAGTTGGGAAAGAAAAAGATGCAAGAATCTCGATCAATGCCACCGCCTCGAGAGCCTGACAGTGCACCCGCAAGAGATAGAGCTTTCAACAACAGTGCTTCATTGCCTCCAAAACGCATATATTCTACAGAAAAGCTTGGATCACAAAATGGGGAGAACTACTCTTCTTCGGAGACGTATTCTGGAGAAATTCATGCTGAAGAGTCTCCTTATGATGAGAAGCACGTCAACTCTTATCCAATATCCATGACTGAAATTCTCAAGATG CCTGATTATACCAAAGATCCTCCGAAACAAGATGTCAACTCCATTGCCATTGAACAACCAATACATCAGAAAGAGGAGAAAAACCATCAGCCAATGACAGAGGCAGTTTCATCTCCTGTCATGAATGAGAAAAGAGAAGGAACTACTGGTTCACCCTCTGAATCCAGCTTTACTTTCACTGGTGTACCTCATGGTTTCCAagagagtgatgatgaagaagctCAATCAGTAATTTCTGATGCTAGTGTGTCAGTGGGAAAATATCGAGTTAAGGGAAGGTTATCTTCCATTTTGCAGTCGATTTTTGACAAGTATGGGGACATAGCAGCAAGTTGCCAACTAGAATCAATTGCTATGCGTTCTTATTATTTGGAATGTGTGTGCTTTGTGGTTCAAGAACTGGAGTCCACTCAAATTATGCAGCTGACAAAGTCCAAAGTCAAAGAAATGTTGGCCATTCTGAAGGATGTTGAGTCATCAGGGATCGATGTTGCTTGGCTACGCCGTGTGCTGAGTGAAGGCGCAGAAACCATTGAGTTGATTAGTCAGCATCATGCAATTGCAGTGGCAAAGACAAACTGTGAGCAGGACTTGGAAACGACTAGGAAACAAGTAGAATCTCAGATGGCGGATTTGACTTTGAAAGAAAAGGAGGTTCTTGAAGCCAAGAAGCGAATTGCAGAGACCAGAGCTTATCTGAGGGAATTGGAGCTGAAATCTTCTGTTCTGAATGAGACTGTTAGCTCTATCAAGTCTAAGGTTGAAACTCTCAATAGCAAATCTTTGTTGGATGGAGTTTTGTAA